ACAGGAGATATCGTTTTCATCGTCCTGGCGCTTTTCTGTGTGCTTCTCGGCTCTCTTGCAGACGGTCGACTGGGACGTGTACCCTCTGAAGTTAAACAAACAGTCCGGTTTCGAAGCGGGTGAGAGCTCAGGAGTGAACCTCGCAAGCAAGACCAGagctctttttcctctccgatATGGTTAAGCAAATGAGGCACTGTGCAAGCATCGTCGACCAACACTACGTATTTGCTTCTCTCACTCTGAACGGGACTGAATCTGAAACGCGTTACTCAATCCTTCACATTTCGcgcgcacatgcatgcgcgggacTCTCCTTAGAGGCACAAGGCTCTCCTGCGGACTCCACAGGTTTCGTGGAAAGGGTGTGaccgcctgtctctgtttcctcgagGTAAACTTGTTCCTATCAAAGACGACAACACGCGCAACTGTGGTAACGCACGTAAAGAAGGTAGGGTAGCTGACGTTGACGTTTTCTGTGACTGTCGTGTGTCTTTCAGAAAACGTTGTCCTGGAAGCCaagttttctctttgtcccGATTCCAGCGGCCCGCCAGTCCCGCCAGATGAAATCGAAGCGTGAGTGGCCTGCTTCTGTCTGGGCGCAAATCCGTCGAATACCCGGACTCAtgcagccgcgccgcaaagAGCGTTGATTTTTCTTAGAGTAACCATGCAGACCAGCTGAAGACCTTCACAGCGAATGCCCAGGGTTCGTTGCACTGAAACGTATGGAGCAGCGGCTTTGGAAACGGTTCAGTCTTGCGACATGGCCGAAATCGAGTCTTGTTTCGCCAGGCCACACAACGACATAAGACCTACTTTTGTGAACGTCAGAGTGTAGTTCTTTGCTCACGTCTCGCGTTGTGCAGGTTCACACCTCCCAAGCCCCGCAAGGCGAAGATCAAGAAGGAGGCAAAACACCAAGCAGCGGCTCCCGTGGATGTCCCACGGCTTCATCTGGCTGAGACGGCGACAGATgttgagaagaggaaacgacatTTTCGATTGTCAACAAACTCATCGAAAAAGGACGAGGCTGAATGCCGGGAAGTGTCGTCTCGTCCGCTTTCGGAGTCGAGCGATGCACTGTCTCTCCGCTCCTCGTCGTCGATCATCGAGCGACTAGAAAGAGCGTTACGGGAACACTCGGCGAGCACCGAAAGACTAAACCAGTTCCTGGAAGAATACCAGAGACGCAAGGAAACGTCTTcgcgaagcgaaagaaaacgagttTTCGACACGCATGTGCGGCCATATCAGCAGACACCTGAGAGCGTTTCAAGCCTGTCGGACCCCCCGCAGAACCGCCGGTACGGTGATGACGAAAGCGTATTCAGTGGGAGGACCGGCGCGGATGCGGCAAATCAGAAACGGACGGAAGACCGGGACGTGTATTGTCGTCAGGAGAAACTGTCTTGGGGTTCGAGCACTTCGAGTGATGGAACCTTCCGGCTAACGCGGCGGCCTTCTCAGACGTCGAAGCGGGAGTTCTCAGACGACGCGGAGTCAGAAGGAGGTCCTCAGTCCCGGGTTCCCCAAGCGTCTTCGTGTCATTCGAACAACAGAACAAACGGGGCATTTCGTGTGAAGGGGAACCTTTCTGATGGATATGAGGCGTTCGCGAACACAGAAGGTACACGGggtgagaaaaagacgagtgATCTCCAGAGATCCAGCCAAAGCGACAGTCGACAGAGTGGCTCGCGAGAGATTTTCGAGGCGACCAAGGGAGGGTTTTCTCGAGCCCGTAAAACAGAGAAATTGGAGACATTCGAGGATTTTGAAACGTCCGAACTGGACGGATTCGGAGTGTTTGGGACGAGCGTTTTACACGCCCCGCTCGCGGATTCCTCGGTCTCGAGTCTCTCCATTTCCCCCCCGTCGAGCAGCCGATCTAGGGAGCCATGCAAGTTGTATTCTGCCAGGGTAGCAACTTTGAAGGAAGTCAGGTACCCAAGCGACCGAGGCATTGCAGGTCGTGCGGTTACAGTCAAGGGAATGCGGAGGTTTCCGCCTCCgaagagaagtggaggaaaaCAGGGATCCGGGAGTGGCATTGAAACGCCCGCAAGAGAATCGGACTGTGTTCGTAACCGAAGTGACGCGAACGTTTTAGCAAGCCGCGGATGTGCGGATTCTGTCTACCCGCGGATCTCTCCACAGAGATCCAAGCATTTCTAAGTAATCTGCGTCCATCTCGCGATTGCAAGCAACTGCGCACAGTCGTGGGCGTCGACACAAAATGAGTTAAAATTCATTATTTCAATAGGGGCACACTGCATATTTCTTTGGTAGTGTGGTGCTCAGTTGCGGGCGTAAAAACCCGCACGTGTTTGCCAGGTCCATGTTTGAAAAATGCGTTTTCCAAGCAAACCCGTGGTCGTTCTGTAAACCCTAAACTGTGACCTGCCTTCCGCTTATGGGCTACCCCGAGTGTGTTGATATGTTCAACAAACGTGGGAACGCGTTTTGATAAATGGAGTCAGttgtctgttctcttccgTGCAATTTTCAGTTGGGGAATCGTTTGAAGAGAGTGGCTTTCGGCTGCCCTGTGGCCGGAACAGAAATCCGGAAATTGACCTACTGTGAATTGCAACTCAAACCTTTTGGTACCGTCGAGGGTAACTTCCTTCCCTGAATTGACAGTCAAGTGGTGAAGCACAAGAGGCAAATTCGAAATAGATGCAGAACACGTTGGCGAAAAGAAAATCCAGTGAGGAGGACCGTGAAGCCTTGCGGGTGCCTTTTTGGGGCAGCGAACCACGGTGGTCATGGTAGGGGTGTGCTACCCGATAATTGCGGCTTGTTAAACCCATCGGGGACCTAAAAGATAGTTGGATAGTAAGATGGAGCGTGGGCACTCGGACGAAACAGTGTGATCCAGTGCCAGTAGAAATATGAGCCGATTCAACGCCGAACATACGCGTTCTtgatgttttttctttcacgACGTATTCTGTGTCCGGGGCGGACTCTCGTTCGAAAGCGCAGGACTCTACAGTTGTCAAACGAGAGACACTCTTTGGTCACGAAATCGTGACTTTCGAATACTCAAGAGAGTGGGTATatctctcccttctgccCACACACAGCGACAAGCTCTGGAATACAAAGATCTCTTGATTCGCACGCGTATTTATCCACGTAGGAACCACGATAGAAGAGCTGCGTGGAGAAATACGAGGCTGAACGGACCTGTGACAACACTGACAACGGGCGTGTAACTGCGGTGCGACTGTTCTGTTTGCATGTCGAAGAACAGCGGCGCTCTCTACAGCTTCAGAATGCAGGAGGTACACTCCGAACCACCTGATGCGTAGCAGTGACCCACTGATTGTCACGCAAGAGAACTTCAAAAAACAGGGAAAACGTCCAGGACAGTTAAGGGAGCGTTGGCATTATTCGGTGTGTGTGGGGTGACCGGCGGCGGCAGAGCTCTGTGTTCCAGCGTGTAGTTTCGAGCAAATTCTGAGGAGTATGAGGAGTGGACGCATTCCTTTTGAAAACGGTGGGGGAAGTCGAGCGGAAGCAACTCAGTTTCTTCGGGTGAATTCATTCGGTACACTTGCGCAGGGTTCTTGTCCACGGACGGCGGGCTACAGCCGCACGGCTTTGGGGGGCTTCGAAAGGCTGTGTGCACAAGGTAGTCTAGCTGCTGCAGATGATCAGTAAATTCCGTTGTGAGGGTTTCGCTGAAATGCCGCATCAGTCGGTAAACGTCTACCGCTCTCGCCGAGCGCAGGAAAAGGTGCGCCGCGGAGTCTGTCTAAGCTTCTTTTTGCGCGTCAAAAAAGTGTGAACGGCCGGGCAGAAGTGGGAGCAGCACTAGAGGACAGGCCTCGGGAAAACGACTTTTCGCGACGGGTgaaatgcagagaaatcTGTCTGCGCTGCATACCCCGGATTGACAAGGCGCCCCCGCGCGCGGCCGCTGACGTTTCTAGCTTGCCACCCTTCTTTCGTTCAAGGGCCCTCCCATTTTTTGCGCTTTTCCCTTCGTGCTTTCCGGATGTTCGCGCGGCTGCGGGCTTCTCTCGGGTCCTTTTTCCAGCCCGCCTGCGCGCAGCTGGAGAGTTTCCGGCTTTTTGACTGCGTAAAACCCTGCGCCGGGACTGGTGATCCGAGATAGCCACTTCCGTACACGCTTGGAAATGCAGATGTACATGTGTGGCAAGAGTTCGGAGAAAACTTCACGCGATTTACACCTGGAGATGTCTTTCGAGTTGCGAAAGGAAATCCCAGGCTTTCGTCGAAGTTCCAGTAGACAGTGCCCCTCCACACGCTTTCGCTACGACAGGCTCTCTGTATCAAGAGATAGAAAACTTTATGGGGTCTGGCTGTGCGTCTACCCCAAAAAAATTCGCGAACCTGCAACTTTCCCGTGACACGTAGGTTTGCAGATGAAGTTCCTTTCGTTTCCAAAGGAAAAGACGTGAAGTCGAAGATTGCGGCCCGCCTTCCTCGGCAGATCTTTCTGCGTCAGTCGTTTGCGGCTTCCACGCGCaccttttgtctcctccgcgGGGTTCGCTTTTTGGGAGAAACTCGACAGAGATTCTCAGCCAAAggtttcgtcgcttcccgGATTTCTAGCGGCCTTTCGAGCCTGATTCCGGCCAGACTGTGCCGAaactttcctcgcttcctcttcccccgCCGCCATCAGCGTCGCGGGGCGACGCGAGTGACGTCTATTTCCCTTTTCATGCGGCAAAAGAAAAGCCGTTTTATggtcgctcttcgtcttcctgcgGAATAGGGGAGGCAACCCGACCCCAAATTGCGTCCGTCTTCACGTACCCTCTGTGCGTTTTTCCACTTGTTTCTTCAGTCTCTTCGAGGTCCGCACAACAAACCCTACGCGTTTTTACtcgtgtttttttctgtcgactctctctgcgcttGCTTCGCAGCCGTTGCTCCCCTCGGTTTCTCGCCTGTGCTCTAGTTTTTCACCGCTCCTTCTCAGACGGTATTTTCTGCAGTTGCTGCAGGACTGTCAACACAGCATGGTCTTCCTTCCCTGGCTATCCCGTCAGATCCGTCTGCACTGTTCCGCGTCCCCCCTTCCCTTTGTGAGGCtccctcttctgtttttgcctttctctgggTTTTCAAGGATTCTGCCCCCGTCTCTCGTCGTCGGTTTCTCCGCGGTTCCGCAGATCTGGGAACTGCTGGTCTGTTCACGCTTTCTCGGCCTCGCTTGTTGGTCGACAGGATGCGGACCTAGATCGCATCAAGGGCGACGCGACTGTAGGGTGGAGGTTTTTTCGTTGAGTCCGTCCAGGTGTGCATCAAACCTtatttcttctcttctctgccgtctaGTTTTTGTCTCcacagtgtctcttctgctgtaCCTGCGGCACTCGATCGCGTCAGAAAGTTCCTTTCGCCTGCGCGGCTACCGTTTTCTCAGCGACAGCTGCTCGGTCACTCCGGGGCCaagccttcgcctcttccgctCCCTTTCACCGCGGCGCTTCCGCAGCGAAGAACGGCGACTTGGACGGTTTGTGTGTGCCAGTCTCGCGCTCTGACACCCGGCGGCAACATGCGCCTCTGTGGAGCTGCTGCGCCGTAGTTTCGACTTCTTTCAGGGGAGACCGAGCCGAATTTGTCGTccccgtgcatgcaggaacTCTCCAGCTAGGGGGATCATGTCCGGCTCTCGGTGCCTTTGggttcgccttctcttgcgCTAGCTCTggacgcagacgcaggcgGAAAGGACACCCGAGagccgtttctgtctctctctccaagCCGAGAGGGGACAGGGGGTCCCCGCGGCTTCGGCTGCGGCCCCGATGCATTGCAAGCAGTCCTCgggtcgccttcttcgcgcctctgCGAAGCGCCCAAGACGCATTGTCCTTTCCTTCAGTCCGCAGGGGCTCTTCCcgctttttctttgtttctggcCAGTCCTCGTGTTTATtgcctcggcttctgcgAACCCTGCGTCAACTGCTGTCCTCAGTTCCgatttctcgtcttccagATCGCCTTGTTCcagttttttcgtcttctaTATGTCCAGGTGCGCGCAGAGATGCTCGCGCACACCTACGTGAAAACCTCGTCCGATCTGTGCGTGTTGAGAATATTTTTTTCGAGCGACTCTCCGTGGATTTTTGTACTTCCAACCGCTCCCGACTGGGGGCAGGGGGGCTGCGGCAGAACAACGCGTCCGCTGGATTTCAACAGACCCCCTTCTCCGGGGAGGTTTCCCTTGCTTCCACGAGAATCTCGCGGGAGTTGTGTGTCTGGATTTTTTTCGTTGCTTCAAGCGCAGGCGGCGCTCTTTCAGAAGTCCTGGAGAACGCGCGGCTGCTCGTCTCCGCTTTTTTGCTACGAGCTGTAGCGACAACGGACGCAAGGGACTCCGTTCAACGTGTTTCGTCGTCTTTTTGTGTCCTGTCTCAAGACAAGGCCCTTTCCGTGGCTGCCAACTGCACGCCGCTCGACCGTATTTGTCCTGTTCCGACTTCTGAAGCCTTCCAAGGCGGAGATCGGCGAGGCGACGCGAGAAAGGGCTCGAGCTGCTACAGGTCCGTCGAGCGTCTCGTCCTGCCGACGCGTTTCCCTGCGGTCGCCGCAGTGCGCGGGAGTTTCGTATCCTCGGTCTCTCCACGGGTCGGTCAAGATGCGGATGCAGTGGTTTCTTCTCCGACATGCGTACTTCATCAAGGGGGAGGATTTCGCGGTCGCCGTCGCGCTGCTGGACTTGGCGCTGTACGTGTTGATCGGGACGAACTCGCTGCAGTTTCTCGACCAGTCTCCCGAGAAGGCGTTGTTCGGGATGATCACGTCCGCGCTCATCTTCATCATCGCGCTGTGCGATTTCGTCATCGTGCGCATGTTCCGGACGAGCAAGTACAAGATCGAGACGTACATCATGCCGGTGTTGATCATCTGCAACATCGCGAGCGTGTTCTACATGCAGCTGATCAACAAACTCGTGGGGTTCATGACGTTGCAGCTGCCGGTCCTCACCTTTCTGATCACGGGGTATCCTTACGTCTGgctcgtcgccttcgttctGATCGGCATGGGTGGTGGCTTGATTGCACAGTCTGTCGTCTGCTCGGTCTCGCTCGGGTCCAGCTGCCCCCCCAGCGTCTGGGTCGATGTGGGGTTGTACGCGCTGCAGTTGATCAGCGGCTCTGTGGCGTACTTCACCGTGTACGAACTCGGCATTTTGATTGTGCGCTACAAGCGACACCCGGCGAGGTACTTAGACGCCTTCTCGGACCTCACAGCCCTCGACACGAtcgtcttctcgccggtCTTTGGGCTCGGCGGCGAGACCGCGCGCCAGGTCCAGGTCAACCAGCTGATGGCACCGGAGAAGCCGAATTTGGATGGCTTGACCTTTCTCCGGTCCGCCTCTCAGGTCTCTCAGACGACAAACCGCATCGTCTCCCGAGCCTTCTACCACGCCAACACCCCGCCCCACAGTTCGTCGCGGGACGCGCTACCTGCGGACAAGGCCCTCGGCGCCGAGCGGAGCGACCGCGCCGGGTCCGCAGTCTTCTCGCCCAACACTTTGGGCCCCCTCGGCGCGCCCTCTGCGGGCCTCCGGGACTTCGGACCAGGACGCCCCGTCCCCGGGGCCTCCGTCGTAGTCCCCAAATCCCTCAAGCAGCATGCCGCGGCGTTGCACGCAGGCGCGAACTCGCCCCATGGGTCACCGCCCCTCCAGCCCCACGGGGCGCTTCCGGGAGCCCCGCGCTCCAACACCCTCCGCGGCTGCTCTGGCCAGGTATCGCTCGTCCcccgggaagaagagagcgaccCGGCATGCGGCAGTCTGCGGGCGTCTGTGGAGAGCAAGGCGACGCATCGTTCCGCCGCGACTCTCTCGGCCTGCGAGTCCAAGTCCAGGAGCGGACGCGTCGCGGGTCTCTTTCGGGGTCTCAGCAAGAGGCCCGGCGGGCCAGACTGCGAAGAGGCCGCGCCCGCAGAGCCTGCGACGAGTTTGGGCTCCAAGGAGCtcgggaggaagaagactgcgGGGTCGAAGGCCCAGTCCTCGGTCCCCATTCTCTTGCCCCGACCCCAGAGCATCGAGGAGACGACCTGGCGGGGCCTCGCCAGTGGGGACCTTTCCAAGGACACCCCGGTGGCGAGTCTCGCCTCCCGACGGAACTTGCGAATGGACGAACAAAGTGGAGACGCGGACAAGGCGTCGAGCGACGTCTCTCGTGACCCTGCGAAGAAGGGCGCAGGACCTTTTGTAGCCGAAGCTCCTGTTCACACTGCCGTCCTGCCGAGCTCGTCCTTTCACTCGGAGTTCCCCCTGTCTCGGCGAGACTCAGGAAAAGAGCTTCTTTCAGATCTCCGTGAGTCTCGTGAAAGAACAGCGCGTGCAGCGAGCCACGACACTCATGCTGCTGCGGACGACTCGGGGCTTCAAGGAGACCC
This window of the Toxoplasma gondii ME49 chromosome VI, whole genome shotgun sequence genome carries:
- a CDS encoding hypothetical protein (encoded by transcript TGME49_238380) — its product is MSILSSVTCNTARSSASVTGGKNRRNYPREMIRLRPGHYRRFAAGNRFALYDVFFACSVCHRPPPYRVVDAWPSDPQSTSRKARKHSFKKAASQTGAPPRRATSNRYFPPAGSAQVPMPPSSYPEPPMELPPPEPVSDRASPPTVADPEPENPAPATHVKRSKWSLKGRKSLKSKLTGADGSPADVSRSSVAGSDPQSRTLASKLLSRSLFGSDAPKRTGTLSTGSDGTPPDVQSVRAAEAIPLEPPKLSPPGETRGPPTLRHTLSRKKSDKGGEPAQKIVVTVGALKGMYKGELDGQAQLFLLCGTTQDNLEQLLNHVRNKSPLIPFTLPSSGAFAVDFKHEFVLPLGDPPPPGMRVSVVCTRETTRVDQDGKKRFSWRLNDVGSIVSPFRDMTTSQTVDWDVYPLKLNKQSGFEAENVVLEAKFSLCPDSSGPPVPPDEIEAFTPPKPRKAKIKKEAKHQAAAPVDVPRLHLAETATDVEKRKRHFRLSTNSSKKDEAECREVSSRPLSESSDALSLRSSSSIIERLERALREHSASTERLNQFLEEYQRRKETSSRSERKRVFDTHVRPYQQTPESVSSLSDPPQNRRYGDDESVFSGRTGADAANQKRTEDRDVYCRQEKLSWGSSTSSDGTFRLTRRPSQTSKREFSDDAESEGGPQSRVPQASSCHSNNRTNGAFRVKGNLSDGYEAFANTEGTRGEKKTSDLQRSSQSDSRQSGSREIFEATKGGFSRARKTEKLETFEDFETSELDGFGVFGTSVLHAPLADSSVSSLSISPPSSSRSREPCKLYSARVATLKEVRYPSDRGIAGRAVTVKGMRRFPPPKRSGGKQGSGSGIETPARESDCVRNRSDANVLASRGCADSVYPRISPQRSKHF